The Anabaena sp. PCC 7108 region CTATTTTTTTGTGAAAACATTACAAATTAAAGTCTGAATAATTGCTTCTCAAAAAACCTATTTGTGTCATAGCGTTAGCCTTAATGAATAAGTATATCTCTAGCGAGATGCTAAAGCTATAAATTGGACACAATATTAAACCGTCAGAAGCGCTACTTCTGGTAAGTTTACCCAGAGAGATCATGCAGCGTGGGATCAATGACAGGAGCAAATTGGTACGCCCCTAATTCCGGGTAGTTAAGTTGTGAGTAGTCAGACAAGGTGATTATGACACCAACTGATTATCAAAACTAGACACCAAAATACTTTTCACACTGTCACCTGCTATAACTACCCAAGTACTCATAATGTGAAGGGTATTTATCAACAATGTTATGATTCCTTGACAAACTTAATATTTCTTTAGATAATTTACAGGTCTGTAGCGTCAAAATGATAATAGTTCCGTATAGCAAACTACAAAACCTAGCCACAGGTCTAATTATTGCCATCTTTGTTCCTGATTAACATTGGGAATACTATCTAAATGTAAATTTGTGAGTAAAAACATGAGTGTGAATACGGTGCCTTCTATCAATTACTACTCTCTGGATGTCATCCAGGACGAAGCACGCCAACTGGTACAAAAGGGAATGTTGAGCCGTCAGCAACCAATATATACACTCTGCCAATACATCCCAGCCAGAGAGTGGGTATGCGTTGAATGTGAATTAGAGAAATGTGACTTTTTGTTGCGCGATCGCATTGGTGATTTAATTGGTCGGGAAGAATGGGATAACGATTAGTCAAGCCTAAATTTTAGATTTTGGCTTGGGTGTTAAGTTTTGATGTATGGATGACATAACCAATTACTAGAACCTAAATCTACGGTACAGTCTCTAATTTGAATTTCTCAAGAAAGCAGAAAACCTACAGCCTAAATTTATACTACTTTTGCAGCAAGTGATATGTACGATTGGCTACGCCTACCCATTGCCTTTTGAAAGTAGTAATTGTTTTATTTATACTTGTTTAGAGTTAATGACTTTGAACAAGTATATTTTTTAATCGCAAATTATTACCTGACTTGAAAATAAGACCCCACCCCTAACCCCTCCCCGCTGTTTCGTGGAGGGGAATAAGAAGTTTTTTTTCATGTGTTCTGGTGTACGCAGTTCATGATGGCTACTTAGTCAGTTAACCAACTTGTTCTAAATACTGGTTAATATCCTCAATAACGCGAGTGAGTTCAGCTTCTGTAGTCACGCGAAGGTTAACGTTGCGAACAGTGAGTAGAACTTTAGCCGCAAAGGGAGTCGGCCAGATATTAGGATTGCAAAAAACTTCTAAAAAAAC contains the following coding sequences:
- a CDS encoding DUF4327 family protein, with translation MSVNTVPSINYYSLDVIQDEARQLVQKGMLSRQQPIYTLCQYIPAREWVCVECELEKCDFLLRDRIGDLIGREEWDND